In the genome of Candidatus Hydrogenedentota bacterium, one region contains:
- a CDS encoding MFS transporter translates to MQRKAKVAIALNALFGMAEALCSVFVSVYLWINSHDFNIVFKYYLAVYAVTPVLFVLAGWYSKARDRLHAYRMGLAMHAVFYAVLLHLRERSPDHAVVLGALLGATWGVFWAGANVFNFDVTPYGRRDYYFGMLSAVSGVVSLMAPVVSGFLIHFAPTPHAGYHLLFGIVILLYMACFGLSFLLPRDSEPRPFRIMRALFPGKDQRDWQWIMWASLSLAGSFSIFPFLLSLLMYVRTGSELGVGGFASFQALASVAVSYWVGRTVTARTRRAYMRRGVAMLMMAGAMMLFPVNIVTLSLFGLFRSISGPLFGVPYSSLRMDVIQDCAEEPSQRIEYITAWEIPLAVGRIVSMTLAMALIAWIPHSEIPLRIILFLLCAIRLVTYQCVIRISHLRIS, encoded by the coding sequence TTGCAGCGCAAGGCCAAGGTCGCAATCGCGCTGAACGCCCTGTTCGGCATGGCCGAGGCGTTGTGCTCCGTGTTCGTCAGCGTGTACCTCTGGATCAACAGCCACGATTTCAACATCGTGTTCAAATACTACCTGGCGGTCTACGCGGTAACGCCGGTCCTGTTCGTCCTCGCGGGATGGTACTCGAAGGCGCGCGACCGGCTCCACGCCTATCGCATGGGCTTGGCCATGCACGCCGTGTTCTATGCGGTCCTGCTGCACCTGCGCGAACGGTCGCCGGATCATGCCGTCGTGCTCGGCGCCCTTCTCGGAGCGACATGGGGCGTGTTCTGGGCCGGCGCCAACGTCTTCAATTTCGACGTGACGCCCTACGGGCGCCGCGACTACTATTTCGGAATGCTCTCCGCCGTCAGCGGCGTCGTGAGCCTGATGGCGCCCGTCGTCAGCGGTTTCCTGATCCATTTCGCGCCGACGCCCCATGCCGGATACCACCTCCTCTTCGGCATCGTGATTCTGCTGTACATGGCGTGTTTCGGACTCAGTTTCCTCTTGCCGCGCGACAGCGAGCCGCGGCCGTTCCGCATCATGCGCGCGCTGTTTCCCGGCAAGGATCAGCGCGACTGGCAATGGATCATGTGGGCATCGCTGTCGCTCGCGGGATCGTTCAGCATCTTTCCCTTCCTCCTGTCGCTGCTCATGTACGTGCGCACCGGAAGCGAACTGGGCGTTGGCGGATTCGCCTCGTTTCAGGCGCTCGCCAGCGTCGCCGTCTCCTACTGGGTTGGACGCACCGTGACCGCCCGGACGCGCCGCGCGTACATGCGCCGGGGCGTGGCCATGCTCATGATGGCCGGCGCCATGATGCTGTTCCCGGTCAATATCGTCACGCTCTCCCTGTTCGGCCTGTTCCGCTCCATATCCGGCCCCCTTTTCGGCGTCCCCTATTCGAGCCTGCGGATGGATGTTATCCAGGACTGTGCCGAGGAACCATCGCAACGCATCGAATACATCACCGCATGGGAAATTCCCCTGGCCGTCGGCCGTATCGTTTCGATGACCCTCGCGATGGCGCTGATTGCATGGATCCCCCACAGCGAAATCCCCCTCCGCATCATTCTGTTCCTGCTGTGCGCGATACGCCTTGTCACTTACCAATGCGTCATCCGCATAAGCCACCTACGGATAAGCTGA